The following coding sequences lie in one Arachis ipaensis cultivar K30076 chromosome B03, Araip1.1, whole genome shotgun sequence genomic window:
- the LOC107630483 gene encoding 40S ribosomal protein S3-3, with protein sequence MATQMSKKRKFVADGVFFAELNEVLTRELAEDGYSGVEVRVTPMRTEIIIRATRTQAVLGEKGRRIRELTSVVQKRFKFPENSVELYAEKVNNRGLCAIAQAESLRYKLLGGLAVRRACYGVLRFVMENGAKGCEVIVSGKLRAQRAKSMKFKDGYMISSGQPVKDYIDSAVRHVLLRQGVLGIKVKIMLDWDPKGKVGPKTPLPDIVTIHPPKEEEDYIRPPAAVLSSEIEVPVPVA encoded by the exons ATGGCGACTCAAATGAGCAAGAAGAGAAAG TTCGTCGCTGACGGAGTTTTCTTCGCTGAGCTGAACGAGGTTTTGACCAGAGAGCTTGCCGAGGATGGTTACTCTGGTGTTGAGGTTAGGGTTACACCTATGCGCACTGAAATCATCATTAGGGCCACTCGCACCCAAGCTGTTCTTG GTGAGAAGGGAAGGAGGATTAGGGAGCTAACCTCTGTGGTGCAGAAGAGGTTCAAGTTTCCTGAGAACAGTGTTGAACTCTATGCTGAGAAGGTTAACAACAGGGGTCTGTGTGCTATTGCCCAAGCAGAATCTCTTCGCTACAAGCTCCTTGGAGGTCTTGCTGTCAGGAG GGCCTGCTATGGTGTTTTGAGGTTCGTAATGGAAAATGGTGCCAAAGGTTGTGAG GTCATTGTTAGTGGGAAATTGAGGGCACAGAGAGCCAAATCCATGAAGTTCAAGGATGGCTACATGATTTCTTCTGGTCAGCCAGTTAAGGATTACATCGACTCTGCTGTTAGACATGTTCTTCTCAGACAG GGTGTGCTTGGTATCAAAGTCAAGATCATGCTTGATTGGGATCCTAAAGGGAAGGTCGGTCCCAAAACTCCCCTCCCTGATATTGTTACTATCCACCCACCGAAAGAGGAAGAAGATTATATCCGGCCGCCTGCTGCAGTTCTGTCAAGTGAAATTGAAGTTCCTGTTCCTGTTGCATGA